CACTCAACTTCCAGGGCAATTGGGACCGGAGTCGAACAAGGAATCCCCAGCGAGGCTGTTGGTGTCTCCAGATCAGTTGCTGCCGGCGAAGTTGCCAAGGGAATCGTAGTATGAAGTtgaagttttcttctttaaaaagatatttttgacTTTGGATTATCACAGCCCTTGGAGCGATTCACATTAACTGTACatattgcaaatttttaaatatcaaatttatggaaaatttgCTTCGATCATCGTTGTCTTTTTGTCTAGAGTGTTTCGTGTTCTAGCATTTTTGCTAATCAGTATTGTgttaatgaaatgcaaatgcaaagtgAAATTTGTCTTGGATGAATGAATTTATGCGGGTGCAACTTCCTTTCTTGTGGATAGGGATCAATAGTGGGCTGTGCTGACCAAGCATGCTTGGGCCCATGCCAGGGCATGGCCCGTTAGATGGTGGGCCATGTCCTGCTTTGTGCCTAGGCTCGGTTAGgcccaacaatttttttttgttcggccCATGCCCAAGCATGGCCCTGTAGGTGATGGGCcatgttgcctttttttttcttagtccTGGTCAAGCCCATGGGCCCTAATGGGCCTACCTAGGTCCGtccaacaatttttcatttaggTTTGGCCTTGGAGGTCGAGTCCAGTGGTTGGGCCCATGTGATTGGAAGGAATTACAATGCGAATGTCCCATGCAATGGGTGTGAAATTTCTGGTTTACTTTTGTTGATTATTTATacacatgaagaagaagacttatttgattagaaaatataaatcattgtGTCCTTAGTTATCATGCCATGATAAATGTAGTCTTAATGTGAATATAGACCGAaataaaagttatggcattgGGCCAGATAAAATTTCTCGTACccaagagggagagaaaggaccCAATAAAGAAAGGTATGGGGGAAATTGTTATCTCTGAAGtgatcaacatcttgatttGATGGTGGTGAGCGCTTAAATAGTCATGATCCAAACTGTTAATAGGACTTGTCAAAATAGGTCACAGACTTATTTCTTAACCAATATTTGATTGCTGAGTTGTTATATTGATTACTTATATTTAGTAACAGGTCATAAATCAGTCTAGAATGGTAAGGTCTAAAAAAATATGGGCATTAAATAAGTGCATTACTTATTTAGACCTAATTCACCTCTATGATTATCTCTTCACTCCCGCGTTCTCACTCAATCTCACGCTCGCTCACTTCGTGCTCTCACCTTAGTTTAAGTATGAGTTTTTCTAGACTGaattaaatatataagtttttttgcaaaatgggtTGAATTGAATATGAGTCGAGTCGAGTATATGTCCCTATATTTTTATTGATGGAAATGGgtaaaaacattttaaatagATCAATTTAGGTCGGATCATTTTTCAGTCCGACTTGACCCATCTATTTGACgtactttttttattaacttaatATTGACCACTTCAAATTTTCTTAAACATATAAACGTTACCATCAATtacttcaaaaatttcaaaactaaaataatttttattagatttatGGCAAAAAATACACATGCATCCTTATGTATTtggggaaaattactaaaaaattccCAAACCTATTATATGGATGTGAACTCAATCATATTTTTTATTGTGCGAATATAGTCTtgaaccttttgacaatttaccaatatagtattttggctaattttggctgaaaatcgcTAAAGTGGTGTGGATCATCTTATATGACATGACTTAGGACAACTggtgctaatgtggacaatttttataattttgtttttgtttttgtttttgtttttttttgggttgtggCCAGCAAGGACTTGACAATTCTCATTGGCCAATAAGTGAGGGCTTGCAAACCATCATCAACATCTAATTAGGGTTGTGGCCCTTGTTCTAGCCTTTGTTGGCCATCGCCCAATACTAGCcactagcaaaaagaaaaaaaaaaggaaaaaagaaaaaatatttttaaaaaaaaattgttcatgttagtATCTGTCACACTATATAGGATGACAAACATTAACTCATCACATCAGCAATGTCTATTCAAAATTGGTCGAAATGACTACAAtgtaaaaatcatcaaaagatttaggactatattgatgtaattgaaaagtttacTACTAAACTAACCACCATATGGTAGGTATGGGATTCTTTTGGGTAATTTCCTCTGTATTTGGCAATTAAGATCAAATGCCAatatttcaaattcttttaaaaaaatattggtgTGATTGAGAGTTTTGGATTATTTAGTAATTATCTGTCTTTTAGCTCTTATCTATGAGTTTATTGTTATTAAAAACTTGATAGTTTTCTAACGTTAGAATTCAAGTTCTCTGCATCAAATCACTTAGGAGGAATTTGCCACATCAATATATTAAGCAAATTTAGTTGGCGAAATATGTTTAGCAtttgataatgaaaagaataagaaaagtcGTTGGACCATTTATGGGATTGATTTGGTCGATGATCCAAAGAGTTATAATGATGCTAAGTCTAGACCAAATGCTCATATTTGGACAATGGCAATGGATGTTGAGATTAGGGATGAGCATGATTTTAGAGGAGAATAAGGAATTAGAGAACCGGAGGGAACCGTGCTAATTCTAGGTTCTGGTGAGACTCCGTTCGATTCTGAGTTCCATATTATTTTGAACCTGCATTATGTGGTTTGATTCCTAGGTAGGAATCGAATCGAGTCAAACTGGACCGGGAATTAAGAATCAGAGAATTGGATTGAGAACCTACTAAACCCTAAAATAGGAATTGGCATATCCAAACATGGTGAGGCATGGACGTAGTGAATGAAAAGAAACCCTTCCTCTCCGAGGGTGACTCCTTCTCCTTGGCTTTTTCTCAGTGAACGATTTTGTGATTATGTTATAAAGGCGGTTTttacatatatacacacataagAGTTCCTTTGATAGGAGAGTTTGAAAAACTTCTTTGAGAGTCTCTTCATTGCTGTCGGACGCCGCTTGTCGTCAGTTATTTTTCGTCTCCGATTGACAAGAGCATAGAATGTTACCCTGTCTTCCTccgtcttgtttttttttttttttttttttgggctatgAGTCTCATCGGCACTAGTTTCAATCGCTAGCAATCATTGAAGCTACGTCCTGAAGTTAATCGCCAAGCCACGGTTTCAATTGGCCTTGCTAATCAAGTAATGCTTCTGTTCTGAAAGGTTCCATTTCCAGTTAGAGTGACTGAGACTTTGAATCCTTTGTGGAGATAGAAACATGATCTATTTGAGTTtgctttcctaattttaaacATTTGATGTTAGTTTAGATTGAACTTAGGCCGGAATTTGAGTTTGAAATGCctaaaatctttttttcaatcttaTTTGGTAAAAATGTTTGAATCAAATTGTGTAGATTCGTATCTAATCTTAAATTGTTTTGAAATCATATGGGGCGTGCTTTACACAATAGACATTATTCATTAGTTGTTAAGTATGACTTTAGTCATCGCTTCATTACTGAACCTACATGTGAACaagtctttttgtttttctcgtTCTTTGCAAAATCTTATAGTATTCCATTGTGTCTGATGATAATTGTGTCATCTGAAATCACTAGTATAAGCTTCCATTTCCGATGATATCTATGAGTGAGATTTTTGcgttgttaatatttcatattcttcGTGTATCTAAATATGAGTTGTGATTTGTATATTGTAATAGTAAATAGTGGTCATTAGATATGATAATTGGCTGAAGTCGTTTAAGTAAGAATAAGGTAGAACCTAGATAGATTGTGGAATTGATCCTAAAACTTGTGAGAGGGCAGGTTTAAGGCTCCAAGGTATGtaaggtaggttctaggttctaaaaattgaggaatcaGCTCCAACAGGTTGGAGGTTCCAAGTAAAACCTAAACTAACCGTGGAACCACTCAACTCTAATTGAGATAAACTTTATTAAGCAAGATAGTACATGGTCATTAGCTAATCTTCCTCCTAACACTATAATTATAGGTTCTAAATGTGTGTTAAAGACAAAGTTAAAACCGTATGGTATATACATATTTGTAAGTTTAAGGTTGAAATGGCCGTCATATATGTGATTAGTACCAATATTTAAGGATCCATTGGATGTAGCCTACTCTACATTTGTATTACGtacaagtttgaaaattttttagtcaattgtgatCTACCGAAATGTTAGCACTGAGGTTATATTTTCAGTGCACGTTACTTTGCAACTAGTAGGGCCacaatttttaatggaaaaattccATCTCAAAATGTGCATTGTTTTATTTGCCATAAAGTAGGATCAAACTAATCTTAACAAGCGGTGGATCGAAAATGGTGGTTGCAAATGCTCTTGATGGGATTTACCTTTGTTAATGTGGAAGTCAGGGCTACTTATGAGCTATGGTTATGCTCTAAAGCTCTCACTCAGCTGGGATAAGTGCATGATTTATAACGCATTGcccaaaaaatgattgatttttagacaacattttcctaaaaatgatcacttgtatcgCTTAAAACAATTAgttgatgaaatatattttcattatcgacaacaacttatgtctaaacattttcattgacAATAAAGGTAATTTCGTCCATTCATTTCTATAAATGATATAAGTgactatttttagaaaaaaatctccaaattatttatttttcgtgaaaccaATGAAGCCgaaataattctaaaatcaagGTTTCTCCTATCAACTACTACATTTTGCTTCACCACATATCCTTATGGTTCATACATCGTATTGGAAGTCAATGTTTGTGTTGTAATAATTCCTCCTTTGAAAAATAGTGAGAGATTGTTTTGGGtttcttttaaggaaaatgatacaaatagtccataaactttagCTCAATATACAATttggtttatgaacttttaatatgtTCAATATAACCCCTGAACTTTAGCCCAATGGGCaatatagtccataaacttttggtacatgttcaatatatttcataaattatataataatattcaATGTAGCCCCTGgtcttaaattaatggaataattatattgaacattttcatacaatTCAAGTAATGTATTgaatatgtactaaaagttcaggaactatattgaacaaattaaaagttcaatgaccacattgaataaattaaaacttcaaGGCCAAAATTGCTCACTAGTTATCTTGTCTTTTAATTCTTATCCATCAGTTAGATTATTACTTTTTAAAACTTAACATTCATCTAACTTAGATTtcaaatatcatcaatgaatagATGCGTCCGATATTACATGTGTCGTTTCCTTTGTCTACTTATCCAGGGGCATCTTCTATCCCatgttccttcttctcctcctcgtCTCTCTCATGCTTTCTCTAAATTGACGGTCTCTTCAAGGCTTGAATCGTATTCATCCTTTGCTTGTCACATGGACTAAGCGAGCAAAATTAGAGAGTCTAGGCATCGTATCTAGGGTTAAGATTTCCATTGTGTTCGACTGAATTGGATCATGAATCCTATTGAATAAATCACTATCTTTAAGGCAATATTATTGATATGCCTTAGTCCGAAAATGCCATCTCTTGTTTTAATCCCTACATGTATTGGGTTCACCTAATTAGGCCAGGTCTGGCATCTTAGGTGGGCTTATCAATAACAAATGGgttttttcattataaacaTACCGAACTAGATACCTCTTATAATGTCATTTGCTCAAACGAATATGATTGACAATATTCTAAGCAACatttgaatttgcacaattttaaATTCGTAAGTTTTATCACGTAAGTACAATGAATtgtgtttaaaaattgtttttttttaatcacttcGTGTTGATTCCTTAGACACAAAGATAAAGGATTTCTTAGGCCCGTCGCTATCGCTAGTGAGTTGTGACGCAAATTTGATAGCACCGATTGAACAATGTAGATCCCTTTGAATGAACTTTGCCCACCACAATgacgttccttttttttttcttttctttttgaggtaACCGAGGATCCGCCTAAGACCCCTTCAAGGTCACAATGCTCGCTAGTGCCCGGTGGCACCGTCATACGTCGTCATGGCCTCCCATTTAAGACATGTATTGACAACACAAGAATTCGAATCCTTGACCTCATCGAAGAAGAGAGAACGCCCAATCAACGCAGCTGTCCACCGGTGGGTACATTGACGTTCCTTTTTCTTAGTacataaagaagaaaaggacaaattgCTGAGACGAGAAAATGGACTTTTAAAAAGATTGTTGATTCAGAAACCATTTAGtggcaaaaagcaaaaagggcTTTTGAGCACAAGGATATCTTATCAATCATAATTCGTAAAATCACACCTTTTTCCTATGGCTTCCTGTGACTATAGATGACTGTTGGAGCGAATCAACGGAGGTCATGAACTCTATGGTTACGTGTCTCTTTTTATGAAAGTCAGTACTCGCGATGGAGATGAGCCCCGCCACCATGACCATAAAGGTTCTAGCCCTCGCATGACCCTAGATAATAAATATGattttacaaataattattttttaaagtagttttcatgaaaagtatttttaagCAATAACATTTTCATTAGAAGTAACTATAAAATCAAGTTCACTTACGGCctgttttgttaaaaaaaaaaaaccgttagTAGTTCATTGGAATCTGTTTTTGCGAAAACACGATTGGTAGGAAACTTTTCTATAGAAATTGGAACTAAACAATACAagtttggtttaattttcaataatatatccTGTTCTCAGTATATCAGATTTTTATATTGTGAGACTTTAGTCTCTTCATATACTATTTGTGTCTATTAATAAgagcaatgaaaaaaattatctcactAATCAAAAAGAATCTTTTAACCATCCTTTCTGGATGATCATGTTAGCAAGTGGGAAATTACTGAAGCCACATAACAATTTGTTTGTCTTCTTGGCAAATTAAAGGGAATTAATATACCCATCGTTATTATTTAAtagcattagaatttcttagcTAAATTGTCTTACATTATAAaggacaatgaaaagaaaatcttgaataGGAAATTTCTCTGAAGCTTGCTGGAGCTACGgattgaaaagaataagaaaagaaaattttgaacagGAAATTTCTTGGAAGCTTCCTAGAGCTATGGATTGCAAAGAAAATCTtgaatagaaaatttctttgaagctTCTTGGAGCAATGaattgaaaagaataaagaaCAATGAGAAAAAATCTTGAACAGGAAATTTCTTTGAAACTTCCTGGAGCAATGGATTGAAAAGAATAATCCCTTTAGCATTGGAAAAAGctttaacttttaaaaaagtCACGGAAATGTCCAAAGTGAATGAATATGAAAAGAAGGAGTTAAAGAAAAGCATGAGCCGCTTTTTTAGACGAGAACGAAAATGGTGAAAAGGAAAACGTGTATTTTATTCTTGAAgccaaaaagtgaaaatgtttttctGTATTCTCGTTTGAAAATTCTCTAAATCATTCAAATAATAGTGAggatgaaaattcaaagaattttctcaaatcaattttagttTCAGTGGGTGTAATTGCAACGAGAGCAAATAtatgataactttttgaaacTCATATGCATCGGCGTAGAGGATTGCCACTTGAAAGCACATCAAATACACtacaaatttaataaattgattAAGTTTAGGCTTTTGGAATGTGTGCAAATAGCTCCAACTCAAACTTGTTTTCATGATATTTGAACGTATGATTCTAATTTCTAAAATGAACCTACAATTTTTGTGAACGTAATTAGTATGAGACCTAAAATACATTTAACTTTCGTATCACCGTTTGTATTATTTGACAAATCATATATCTCTCAATTATTATTTGAGCATTTGGgtcaaaaagaataattttttttattagagagATGTACAAAtatatttagtttttcttttagattCTAATTTCCACTAGGAACACAATCATTTGGAGGTCCACAAGAATTGTAAATGCTCtcacttttttgtttctcttctcCTGTTGATAAAAAAGCAGGACTAAGGCTCCTTTTTGGTCATCAAAGTGGGTGAGTGAAAAAAAGCAAGTCACAAGGCAACGGACCCATGCCTTACTCAGCTCATCTTTTTCCTGCGAAACTTCCATCATTGTTGATTCCATTCATCTTTAGAAAATCTTCAGTTGCACACTTTTGTTTTGCACCACTTTGCACTTGATCGTCATAGAATGTGCTATTATGATGTTTTCGTACTTAACTACCCTATGTGTCGTAATGTCGTAACATTACAATAGGTATACCATAAAAGTTTTCCTCATCTTTCGCACTTCATTACGATCCAATAGCTTTAAACACAACAATTTTATCAATGTCAATATACTGACAAATAGTTAAAAAATGTGGGGACCTTATGAGATTCACGTAATTGGATCTTTCTAAATGCATACTCAAGAGGcactcaagagagagagagagagagagagagagagagagagagagagagaggaggagttTCCTATGAAAGTGGCATAGCATTTCCTTTGATAAAGGGGTTGTAGGAACTCTCCAAGAAAGACATTGAAAAGACATTGAAATGGCATATCATTTACTTTGATAAAGGGGTTGTAGGAACTCTCCAAGAAAGACATTAAAgacattgaaaattttggagtTTCTTATGAAAGTGGCATAGCATTTACTTTGATAAAGGGGTTGTAGGAACTCTCCAAGAAAGACATTGAAAAGACATTGAAATGGCATATCATTTACTTTGATAAAGGGGTTGTAGGAACTCTCCAAGAAAGACATTAAAGACATTGAAAAATTTGGAGTTTCCTATGAAAGTGGCATAGCATTTACTTTGATAAAGGGGTTGTAGGAACTCTCCAAGAAAGACATTGAAAAATTTCACCCATTGAAAAGGTTTCTCATGGTGATGGTACAATATTTGTTAAGCTGTgattcatatataaatatatttctctatatacacacacatattatGCAACTTGatcgtgaagaaattgaatTGAATAGATAAATCAgcttaacattttcaaaatgactAGATGATAAAAAGAGTGTAAAATACTCCTATTAACGTTTTCCTACTAAAAATTGCCACCATATCTTTCTCTAGACATTGCTAAAACAAATCAATAGCATCTATTTCCACTTGACCacagaaaaaagcaaaaaataaaaaaagaaagtaaaacggGATGACTAAATAAATGTTCGATTGTGGAGTATTCATTGGCCAAGAATTTCTAAACGCGACTCTAAAAGGATATAgagcataaaaaattattaatataagGAGAGGGATAAAAGTGCCGTGAGTGAGGAGTGATGGCTACATAATTTTTAGATATATGACGTGGTATGGAgaaatttaatttgacaaaattgtttttgggagAGATTTATCTAGTGATTTACTATTTTAGAGCAATCTCCTTAATGAAAAGCAGATTGctgattgaaaataataaactttCCCTATTTGAATAAAAAGCGTCACACGGAcatttattttcaacaaaatctgATTTAATCCGACGATTGATATGTTTTCGTCATTGACTCACATAATTTAGCACCGGGAGCATGTGACTGTTGCTCgtcagttttcttttctatttttattgttaatagaaaaagcaagtcaaagtcaaGCCTTGCCTTGCTGGAGAGCATTGCGTGTGAGCGTATCCGCGTCGCTCATCCCACGCACCTTCTGCGCGGTGCTACGGAAATTACGCCTGCAATAATTGTCCTTTCCCAGCAGCATGCATCGCAGCCGTTCAATTAGCATAAAGAGTCTTGGACCGTTGGATGGTCATAACTCAGCATCGTTCAAGCACGCACAATAAAGAGGGTTGCGTGTGGGTAATCCAACGTCGAAGGTGAGAATCGGTGGAGATCACAGCAGTGTGTGGATTGTGTTGTTTAAGCACTCCTCAGGTAATCGGTGACTACTtgctcttctcctcttctctctttcttgtttttatttccattttcttttgatgactTGTATGagagcttttgtttttgtttgaatgTAGCTCTCAATTGAGCTCTGAGAGACATTTCTGCAATTCCTACATCTAAGATTCCATACTCCTCCTCTTTTGAGGCTCCGCTCCATCTATCTCAAGATGATCAGAAAAGAGCCTCCTCATTCAGAAGATCTGCCATACAGAGCGTCTTCGTCGTCGACCTCTCCACATGTAGGTGATAATGGTGGAACCAAAAGGCTGAAAGGAAGTGACTACgaagtgttcttgagctttagaggggAAGACACTCGCAAAGGCTTCACCGATCATCTCTATACTAGCCTTGTTGATGCAGGAATTCGCGTGTATAGAGACAACGATGAGCTCCGAGTTGGTGACGAGATTGGTCCGGAGCTTCTCTGCAGTATCACGCAGTCTAAGATTTCAATCCCGATTATGTCTGAGGATTACGCTtccagcaaatggtgccttcaaGAGCTGGCTCAGATGTTGAAGTGCAGGAGAAGCGGAGAGCAAGTAgtgttgcccatattttacaaagtggaaccctCACAAGTGCGACATCTCAAGGGGAGATTTGGAGATGCCATCAATGCACATCAAAAGAATTCAGATCAAATGGTTGTGAAGGAATGGGAAGAAGCGCTCAATGAAGTCAGTTCTTTAAAAGGATGGGAATCGGAGAAAATAAATGATGGGTAAGTTATTCTCCACCAAAACATTGTTGAGTTTCTCATAAATATCTACTTGAAAAAAAGCATATAAACATTGCTatcatatattgaaattttgaattatcaTTTGATAGGCATGAAGCGGCATTAGTGAAAAGAGTCGTCATAAGAGTTATGAGCGAGTTAAAAAGACTTTTCCACCTAAGTGTTCCTGAACAATTGGTGGGAATTGATGATCATGTGAAATGGATTATGAGCAAGCTAGATGCTAATTTCAATGGTACATGGatcattggaatttatggaatgggcggcattggtaagacaactcttgcaaAGGTGTTATACAACAAGCTATTTAGCGATTTTCAGAATCGTTGCTTTGTGGCTGATATTCGAGAAAGATCTCAACGCAATGGTATTGAATGCCTACAAAAGCAGCTCATTTCTAATGTGATAGGAGGATCGTGGGAGGTGTCTAATGTCGATGATGGAATCCGTGTACTCAAATCTCGATGTACAAGTAAGAAAGTCCTCGCTCTTCTTGATGATATGGATAATAATACTTAGTTGGATGCTTTGGTCGGAGACGGTAGTTGGTTTAAAGTGGGAAGTATAATCATCATCACAACTAGAAACAAGAGTATTCTTGACAGGGCTAGGGCTGGCCACTTATATGAACTCGAAAAGTTGCCTTTTGATAAATCgttgattttattttgtagacatgcatttcgaaatgattttcctttgaGTGAGTTTGAGGATATCTCTCATGATGTTGTAACTATTACTGGAGGGCTTCCTTTAGCACTTGAAGTTATAGCTTCATTCTTATGTGGAAAGACAAAGGGAGCATGGAAAGAtacattgaagaaattgaagaacatTCCTGATAAGCAAGTGCAAGAGAGGTTGATGATAAGTTACAAAGCATTAGATTATGAAGAGCAAcagatttttttggatattgcatgttttttcattggatcatttaaacaaaatccaacttatatgTGGGATGCTTGTGGTTTTTACCCGGGGAAAGGGATTGAAGTATTAAGTCTTATgtccctaattaaaattgacaaaaatggcAAGCTAAagatgcatgatcaactgagagatcttggaagggaaattgttcgtttagaaaatcaaaagaagcCTGGAGAACGTAGTCGATTATGGATTGATGAGGAAGTCAAACATGTGCTTGAGAGCAACAAGGTAAGAGTTTCCTCTATTTGTCTTATAGTTAGTGAATGTTGAGtctatcttctctttcttttttgagatgaaaattaatatGCCAAATTTGGGGTAGCTAGTAGCAAGAGAGCTTGCTggttaattgtttttgttgccTTATTTTAGGACATAATTGAGCAGCAGTTTCTTGGCAGTTGATATAGGATAtatatcttttctttcatctctttttttttttttgtcaaaatgaaaaaaaaaagatatatacatatatacacacacataccTCATAAAATTTGTGAGGACACTCTCCTTTCAAAACATCAATGCaacaataaaattgcaaaactGTAATGTTTGATAGAGCACTTTCCGAGAAAACATGACATCtataagttgtttttttttttttttttggtaagggacATCTATAAGTTGTTGGGccattttttttccacatttttaAGTTTGGATCTTTcttataatttcttcttcttcttcattgacttctTATGTGTTGCTTACTATGATCAATGAGACCTCCattcatttgcaatgattagctcacttttttttttttttttcaagttggGTTAAgtacaaatttattaaatgttATTGTTTGTGCGATTTGGCCAtctgtctaatttttttttttttttttgtagtctCTTACCTTTCACAATTGGTGCAATCAAATCCAATCAAATCCTTTGTTGTCAACCTTTAGTTAACTCTATTAATTTGCTATTGTTGCTTTCGTATTGTATGTGATATATGTGCAACCATGTAATATAATCTTCtaaacatatattatttttgttctatAGACTTTTCATAatattggataattttcttccGTGAATTTGCtaatacttttaaaatttttttataactttggattattttctattaatccCCGATaacatttatttgtcaaatatggGCTTCGATAACGTTTATTTGTCAAATCTGGGCTCTCATGTTATAATAATTATTACTGCACGGTTCAACTGTTACTGAGCATTGTATTTAGCAAAGATTTATTTAATCTTTATATCATCATTTGTTAAATATGGGCTATCATGTTATAtatctttttgttgatttttttatttctctagtaTTAGCTACCACGTTATATTAGATATTTCATCATCCTTCAACTCATAATGAGCATTTGATGGAACAAATTTAGtacatttatattatttatttgttaaaatgAGCTATCATGTTACGTAATTTTTTATCGATTGTTAATATAATCTGCTTATGAAATACAAGAATATACACTCATAACGAGTATCCATAGAACTTTTTAATCATAATAACCATAACTTTTATGCATTTTGTTATACTTATTGTAGAAATATATGTAATCATGTAAAAGATCCATCTAAACatatgttctttttccttctatggtaattttttttattatattcatttatttgtaaagcatgttaaataattattttgtgatGATGGTATTTCTTAGTCACAATGGGTATCTATACATATTCTCAATCATAACATTCATCTCTACATTGCATCATACTTATTGTTGAAATTTATGCATCCATGTAAAAATTCTTCTAAACATGTactattttctcttcttacGGAGACTTtgattatataatttatttctaaagcaagtaatataaaatttttgtgatgatggatatcttttttattgatcttttaatattgtttattttgaaatatgagtCCAATATGATATTGATCTGTAATTTGACAAGTATgcttttgatattatttatttaataaatatgaCCTTGTTGCacataataaaagataaatccACAAATTGTTCCCGTTGCTACAAAatatgtat
This genomic stretch from Eucalyptus grandis isolate ANBG69807.140 chromosome 3, ASM1654582v1, whole genome shotgun sequence harbors:
- the LOC104439315 gene encoding disease resistance protein RPV1-like — translated: MIRKEPPHSEDLPYRASSSSTSPHVGDNGGTKRLKGSDYEVFLSFRGEDTRKGFTDHLYTSLVDAGIRVYRDNDELRVGDEIGPELLCSITQSKISIPIMSEDYASSKWCLQELAQMLKCRRSGEQVVLPIFYKVEPSQVRHLKGRFGDAINAHQKNSDQMVVKEWEEALNEVSSLKGWESEKINDGHEAALVKRVVIRVMSELKRLFHLSVPEQLVGIDDHVKWIMSKLDANFNGTWIIGIYGMGGIGKTTLAKVLYNKLFSDFQNRCFVADIRERSQRNGIECLQKQLISNVIGGSWEVSNVDDGIRVLKSRCTSKKVLALLDDMDNNT